The following coding sequences lie in one Treponema sp. OMZ 790 genomic window:
- a CDS encoding type II toxin-antitoxin system VapC family toxin has product MYLLDTNICIFLIKNKNLYLKEKIFNCKKEELFLSSITIAELEYGAAKSQFREKNRQALLDFCSDFTNIIGFTTEDTETYGMIRAYLENKGIAIGPFDTQIAAQGLARNLIVVTNNIREFSRIPGLKVEDWTKE; this is encoded by the coding sequence ATGTATTTGCTAGATACAAATATCTGTATTTTCCTCATAAAGAATAAAAATCTATATTTAAAGGAAAAAATATTTAACTGTAAAAAAGAAGAATTATTTCTTTCTTCTATTACAATTGCTGAGTTGGAGTATGGTGCTGCGAAAAGTCAATTTAGAGAAAAAAATCGCCAAGCTCTTTTGGATTTTTGTTCCGATTTTACTAACATAATAGGTTTTACGACAGAAGATACAGAAACATACGGAATGATTAGGGCTTATCTTGAAAATAAAGGGATAGCAATTGGACCTTTTGATACACAGATTGCTGCTCAAGGCTTAGCTAGAAATCTTATTGTGGTTACAAATAATATAAGAGAATTTTCTAGAATACCAGGACTAAAAGTCGAAGATTGGACAAAAGAATAA
- a CDS encoding SAP domain-containing protein, whose product MMTVNAYSYTIITAHKKKSYMTIKEFENKYWYMSELKGLAKLLEIPFHTKIRKDQLEDIIIRFLETGTVNKKNSYQSKSRNKDILNNHSYVENFSNKKETWEFINSEMDRRVRGLKPKSGAKYWLNRWIENKLSNCKKITYNDVICEYIRLNKTEGKLPQIPSCKFNNFISDYLANEKNATREEALQAWNKLKDMKAKKDYITWKKNKNT is encoded by the coding sequence GTGATGACCGTTAATGCATACAGTTATACAATAATTACAGCTCATAAGAAAAAAAGCTATATGACAATAAAAGAATTCGAGAATAAATATTGGTACATGAGTGAACTCAAAGGATTAGCAAAATTACTTGAAATTCCTTTTCACACAAAAATACGAAAGGATCAGCTTGAAGACATTATTATTCGATTTTTGGAAACAGGAACTGTAAACAAAAAGAATAGTTATCAGAGTAAAAGCCGGAATAAGGACATATTGAATAATCATAGTTATGTTGAAAATTTTAGCAACAAAAAAGAAACATGGGAATTCATAAATAGTGAAATGGATAGACGAGTTCGAGGATTAAAACCAAAATCAGGGGCGAAATATTGGCTTAATCGCTGGATTGAAAATAAACTTTCTAATTGCAAAAAAATAACATATAATGATGTCATTTGTGAATATATTCGTTTAAATAAAACTGAAGGAAAACTTCCGCAAATCCCGTCCTGTAAATTTAATAACTTTATAAGCGATTATCTGGCAAATGAAAAAAATGCAACACGAGAAGAGGCTTTGCAAGCATGGAATAAACTAAAAGATATGAAAGCAAAAAAAGATTATATAACATGGAAAAAGAATAAAAATACATAG
- a CDS encoding antitoxin: MVCAKVFTSGNSQAVRIPKEFHIAFSELFIKKIGSSIILTPKESNWENLERSLSEFSDDFMTEGRSQPTMQEREVF; encoded by the coding sequence ATGGTTTGTGCAAAAGTATTCACAAGCGGAAATAGTCAGGCTGTAAGGATACCTAAAGAATTTCATATTGCTTTTTCTGAATTATTTATCAAGAAAATCGGTTCATCAATAATCCTAACACCAAAAGAAAGCAATTGGGAAAATCTTGAAAGAAGTCTTTCTGAGTTTTCTGATGATTTCATGACAGAAGGAAGAAGTCAACCGACAATGCAAGAAAGGGAAGTTTTTTAA
- a CDS encoding BrnA antitoxin family protein — MEALDSAVLVADFLPSPAELIKKTTKEKITISIDSDCISFFKAEAKKNNTKYQTMMNEVLSQYAKHYAVN; from the coding sequence ATGGAAGCATTGGATTCTGCCGTATTAGTGGCGGATTTTCTTCCTTCACCAGCAGAGCTTATAAAAAAAACAACAAAAGAAAAAATAACAATCTCAATAGATTCTGATTGTATTAGTTTTTTCAAAGCAGAAGCAAAGAAAAATAATACAAAATATCAGACTATGATGAATGAAGTACTTTCTCAGTATGCAAAGCATTATGCGGTAAATTGA
- a CDS encoding site-specific DNA-methyltransferase, giving the protein MITTNILSGDCLEKLKALPNSSVDLIVTSPPYADQRKNTYGGIKPEKYVSWFLPIAAELFRVLKNDGTFILNIKEKVQNGERSTYVLELILEMKKQGWLWTEEFIWHKKNCYPGKWPNRFRDAWERLLQFNKIKKFNMYQEAVMVPMGDWAKNRLKNLSEVDKIRDNSKVGSGFGKNISNWLERDRAYPTNVLHLATECGNKNHSAAFPESLPEWFIKLFTQEYDTVLDPFMGSGTTVFVANRMNRHAIGIDIVDEYCEKVQKKINEQEIMLFEREVNYG; this is encoded by the coding sequence ATGATAACAACGAATATATTATCGGGAGATTGTCTGGAAAAACTAAAAGCATTACCCAACTCTTCCGTCGACCTTATTGTTACCTCACCTCCTTATGCCGATCAGCGGAAAAATACGTATGGCGGTATAAAACCGGAGAAATATGTATCATGGTTTCTTCCGATTGCTGCGGAGCTTTTTAGAGTTTTGAAAAATGACGGTACTTTTATTCTCAATATAAAAGAAAAGGTTCAAAACGGGGAACGCAGCACGTATGTTCTTGAATTAATCTTGGAAATGAAAAAGCAAGGCTGGTTATGGACAGAAGAATTTATTTGGCACAAAAAAAACTGTTATCCCGGAAAATGGCCGAACAGGTTTAGGGATGCGTGGGAGCGTTTGTTACAATTCAATAAAATAAAAAAATTTAATATGTATCAAGAAGCTGTAATGGTTCCTATGGGAGATTGGGCAAAAAATAGGCTTAAAAATTTATCGGAAGTCGATAAAATACGGGACAACTCAAAAGTCGGAAGCGGTTTTGGAAAAAATATTTCAAATTGGCTTGAAAGAGATAGGGCATATCCAACCAATGTCCTTCATTTAGCCACTGAATGCGGTAACAAAAACCATAGTGCTGCATTCCCTGAAAGTTTGCCTGAATGGTTTATAAAATTATTTACTCAAGAATATGACACTGTCTTGGATCCTTTTATGGGATCGGGTACGACAGTCTTTGTTGCAAACCGTATGAACCGTCATGCGATAGGAATTGATATTGTAGATGAATACTGTGAAAAGGTACAAAAGAAAATCAATGAACAAGAGATAATGTTGTTTGAACGTGAGGTTAACTATGGGTAG
- a CDS encoding PmeII family type II restriction endonuclease, translating into MGSLSIDDVKIYVENHIGTFHKKRISSLDNLKLSTILKRKNPYLFKAKNILTAEQIVSGFLNAHISSNEETIFGDWLEGLALFINSKVYGGYKSGIQGIDLEFDDKNTRYIVSIKSSPNWGNSSQIKKMIADFKTAKKTLRTSNSQLHIVAVNGCCYGKEKNYDKGDYFKYCGQQFWEFISGDENLYIDIIEPLGFKAKEKSDEFMQSYTQMINKFTGEFIQNYCLSSGEIDWNKIVKFNSAKEK; encoded by the coding sequence ATGGGTAGTTTGAGCATAGATGACGTAAAAATATATGTTGAAAACCATATTGGTACCTTTCATAAAAAGAGAATAAGCAGTTTAGATAATTTAAAACTATCGACAATCTTAAAAAGAAAGAATCCGTATCTTTTTAAAGCAAAAAATATTTTAACTGCCGAACAGATTGTATCCGGATTTTTAAATGCTCATATTTCCTCAAATGAAGAAACAATCTTTGGCGACTGGCTTGAAGGACTTGCTCTTTTCATTAACTCTAAAGTGTATGGAGGTTATAAATCCGGTATACAAGGTATTGACCTTGAATTTGATGATAAGAATACACGTTATATTGTCAGTATAAAATCGAGTCCTAATTGGGGTAACAGTTCTCAAATTAAGAAAATGATTGCCGATTTTAAAACAGCTAAAAAGACATTACGGACAAGCAACTCTCAGTTACATATTGTTGCAGTGAACGGCTGCTGCTACGGTAAAGAAAAGAATTATGATAAAGGTGATTATTTTAAATACTGCGGTCAGCAATTTTGGGAATTTATTTCAGGAGATGAAAATTTATATATTGATATCATTGAACCGTTAGGATTTAAAGCAAAAGAAAAGAGTGATGAGTTTATGCAGTCATATACACAGATGATAAATAAATTTACCGGAGAATTTATCCAAAACTATTGTTTATCTTCCGGTGAAATCGACTGGAATAAAATAGTAAAATTTAATTCTGCAAAAGAAAAATAA
- a CDS encoding BrnT family toxin: protein MTFEWDENKNSENIRKHQVSFEKAQDTFFDANRMILEDIKHSSSEKRYFCIGKTDEGILTVRFTIRGQNIRIFGAGYWRQGKKLYEEHLQ, encoded by the coding sequence ATGACATTTGAATGGGATGAAAATAAAAACTCTGAAAACATACGGAAGCATCAGGTTTCTTTTGAAAAAGCGCAGGATACTTTTTTTGATGCAAACCGTATGATTTTAGAAGATATAAAGCATTCCAGTTCTGAAAAACGTTATTTTTGCATTGGAAAAACAGACGAAGGAATTTTGACAGTGCGTTTTACAATACGCGGTCAAAATATTAGGATTTTCGGCGCAGGCTATTGGCGCCAAGGAAAGAAACTCTATGAAGAGCATTTACAGTAA